The following coding sequences are from one Acipenser ruthenus chromosome 7, fAciRut3.2 maternal haplotype, whole genome shotgun sequence window:
- the LOC131737553 gene encoding uncharacterized protein LOC131737553 isoform X2 has product MEVDKLIRWMQEQEGKREAREVQRQEQLAQFFGTLVTKMMAPGSTEATVARMFAVQPKLLKMTTEDDPEAFLVTFERMAEAAAWPKELWALKLAPCLSGEAQAAYRALDTADAQDYQKVKTAILQRLGITEESYRLRFRGYTIPLGTKPRVAAQTLRHFCKRWLKTESRNVEQITDCLVVEQLLQVIPAGVAAWVRRNQPQSLEEAVCLAEAYQDAEAAAAPSEGSSGKRTNTSPKDIQKKVNPKEGNRKPPLWVPRLAPRWVTEKTSPPEEFWRDKPRTSPGPIICFRCGEPGHIARQCQQEEIERMEVGVARSIAYGHAGPDYAEAKGEGM; this is encoded by the exons ATGGAGGTGGACAAGCTGATACGGTGGATGCAAGAGCAGGAGGGGAAACGAGAAGCCAGAGAGGTGCAGAGACAGGAACAACTGGCTCAGTTTTTCGGCACACTGGTGACTAAGATGATGGCACCAGGGAGTACGGAGGCCACGGTGGCCAGGATGTTTGCAGTCCAGCCCAAGCTCCTGAAAATGACGACTGAAGATGACCCTGAAGCGTTTTTAGTAACGTTTGAAAGAATGGCGGAGGCAGCAGCTTGGCCAAAAGAGCTGTGGGCATTGAAACTGGCCCCATGTCTCTCCGGAGAAGCTCAAGCCGCTTACAGAGCACTGGACACGGCAGACGCGCAAGATTACCAGAAAGTAAAAACCGCTATCCTGCAACGCTTGGGCATCACAGAGGAAAGCTATAGACTGCGCTTCAGGGGATATACCATCCCCTTGGGGACTAAACCCCGTGTGGCAGCTCAAACCCTCCGCCACTTCTGCAAACGGTGGCTGAAAACAGAGAGCAGGAATGTTGAGCAAATCACAGACTGTCTGGTGGTCGAGCAGCTGTTACAAGTAATACCAGCTGGAGTGGCAGCCTGGGTCCGAAGAAATCAACCACAGAGCTTGGAGGAAGCTGTTTGCCTGGCAGAGGCCTACCAGGATGCTGAAGCGGCTGCAGCCCCATCGGAAGGAAGCTCAGGAAAGAGGACAAATACATCTCCTAAGGACATACAAAAAAAGGTAAACCCCAAAGAGGGTAACCGGAAACCCCCTTTATGGGTTCCACGGTTAGCTCCTCGGTGGGTAACAGAAAAAACTAGCCCACCAGAGGAATTCTGGCGGGACAAACCACGGACATCCCCAGGCCCCATCATTTGTTTCAGGTGCGGAGAACCCGGGCACATCGCGAGGCAATGTCAGCAGGAGGAGATTGAACGTATGGAAGTCGGGGTGGCGCGCAGCATTGCGTATGGTCATGCCGGCCCG GATTATGCCGAAGCAAAGGGGGAAGGTATGTGA
- the LOC131737553 gene encoding uncharacterized protein LOC131737553 isoform X1, with protein sequence MEVDKLIRWMQEQEGKREAREVQRQEQLAQFFGTLVTKMMAPGSTEATVARMFAVQPKLLKMTTEDDPEAFLVTFERMAEAAAWPKELWALKLAPCLSGEAQAAYRALDTADAQDYQKVKTAILQRLGITEESYRLRFRGYTIPLGTKPRVAAQTLRHFCKRWLKTESRNVEQITDCLVVEQLLQVIPAGVAAWVRRNQPQSLEEAVCLAEAYQDAEAAAAPSEGSSGKRTNTSPKDIQKKVNPKEGNRKPPLWVPRLAPRWVTEKTSPPEEFWRDKPRTSPGPIICFRCGEPGHIARQCQQEEIERMEVGVARSIAYGHAGPVSADPFVIPVRVEGQETIALIDSGSTETLVSRDLVPGSKYKKGQADINLLCVHGDIKTYPTVIINIEIGGKSFKVKVGVIPAPPFPVILGKNCERFHQLLKAGTTLVGERGGPLHSTSNFEGENMDEGLFPFREEVIKPPQGERKTRSQKKREGRKFLEKTKNLGRIGESPINLPSLQAVESEDNEDFLNRAIELDRPVFKQAQLEDPNLRYAFEQAMEASEEYWKICDTKPTPHFLLNNGLLYRVIRGTLQGEHTHQLLVPHSQRNTIMRLAHTHLLGGHLGTDKTRDRILLRFFWPGVWREVADFCESCPECQKVASKKPPRAPLIPLPIIEVPFDRVGIDIVGPLPKTKSGCEYILVLVDYASRYPEVVPLRNMATKTIARELMNIFCRVGLPKEVLTDQGTPFMSRVFKELCRLLKVKTIRTSVYHPQTDGLVERFNRTLKGMLKRVAQEDLCNWDTALPFLMFAFREVPQASTGFSPFELLFGRQPRGLLDVLREAWEAEPARGDSVAEYVTQLRDRLGKMSQLVQEHLRKEQSQQERQYNQGARAREFKEGDRVLVLVPSDPHKFVAKWQGPVEIVEKVGPVNYKVHQPGKRKTHQIYHVNLLKPWKERECLFFRNAELEGEDETQGEPKVPQRHSICKGEHLNNQQQKELNKLLSDNSDVFSEEPGITHLGQHQITTEPGVKVCQRHTRVPAAKRVTMKEEDYAEAKGEGM encoded by the exons ATGGAGGTGGACAAGCTGATACGGTGGATGCAAGAGCAGGAGGGGAAACGAGAAGCCAGAGAGGTGCAGAGACAGGAACAACTGGCTCAGTTTTTCGGCACACTGGTGACTAAGATGATGGCACCAGGGAGTACGGAGGCCACGGTGGCCAGGATGTTTGCAGTCCAGCCCAAGCTCCTGAAAATGACGACTGAAGATGACCCTGAAGCGTTTTTAGTAACGTTTGAAAGAATGGCGGAGGCAGCAGCTTGGCCAAAAGAGCTGTGGGCATTGAAACTGGCCCCATGTCTCTCCGGAGAAGCTCAAGCCGCTTACAGAGCACTGGACACGGCAGACGCGCAAGATTACCAGAAAGTAAAAACCGCTATCCTGCAACGCTTGGGCATCACAGAGGAAAGCTATAGACTGCGCTTCAGGGGATATACCATCCCCTTGGGGACTAAACCCCGTGTGGCAGCTCAAACCCTCCGCCACTTCTGCAAACGGTGGCTGAAAACAGAGAGCAGGAATGTTGAGCAAATCACAGACTGTCTGGTGGTCGAGCAGCTGTTACAAGTAATACCAGCTGGAGTGGCAGCCTGGGTCCGAAGAAATCAACCACAGAGCTTGGAGGAAGCTGTTTGCCTGGCAGAGGCCTACCAGGATGCTGAAGCGGCTGCAGCCCCATCGGAAGGAAGCTCAGGAAAGAGGACAAATACATCTCCTAAGGACATACAAAAAAAGGTAAACCCCAAAGAGGGTAACCGGAAACCCCCTTTATGGGTTCCACGGTTAGCTCCTCGGTGGGTAACAGAAAAAACTAGCCCACCAGAGGAATTCTGGCGGGACAAACCACGGACATCCCCAGGCCCCATCATTTGTTTCAGGTGCGGAGAACCCGGGCACATCGCGAGGCAATGTCAGCAGGAGGAGATTGAACGTATGGAAGTCGGGGTGGCGCGCAGCATTGCGTATGGTCATGCCGGCCCGGTGAGTGCAGATCCCTTTGTCATACCAGTGAGGGTTGAGGGTCAGGAAACCATCGCTCTGATAGATTCAGGTAGCACAGAGACTCTGGTTAGCCGGGATCTCGTACCAGGAAGCAAATACAAAAAGGGGCAAGCAGACATAAATTTACTGTGTGTACATGGTGATATAAAAACCTATCCCACTGTAATAATCAATATAGAAATTGGGGGTAAATCCTTTAAGGTTAAGGTGGGAGTGATTCCAGCTCCCCCCTTCCCTGTAATCTTAGGGAAGAACTGTGAAAGGTTCCATCAACTGTTAAAAGCCGGAACCACACTGGTTGGAGAAAGGGGGGGACCACTGCACTCCACTTCTAATTTTGAGGGGGAAAATATGGACGAAGGGTTATTTCCATTTAGGGAGGAAGTAATCAAGCCCCCTCAGGGAGAAAGGAAAACCCGCTCTCAAAAGAAGCGGGAAGGTAGGAAATTTCTGGAGAAAACTAAAAACCTTGGCAGAATTGGGGAAAGCCCTATAAATCTTCCCTCATTACAGGCGGTAGAGTCTGAAGACAATGAAGATTTTTTGAACCGAGCGATTGAACTTGATCGTCCGGTTTTTAAGCAAGCTCAGTTAGAGGATCCTAACTTACGGTATGCATTTGAACAGGCCATGGAAGCTAGTGAAGAATATTGGAAAATATGCGACACAAAACCTACCCCACACTTTCTGTTAAACAACGGCCTGTTATACAGGGTTATTCGGGGTACTCTCCAAGGAGAGCATACCCACCAGTTGCTAGTACCGCACTCACAGAGGAACACCATTATGCGTTTAGCGCATACACATTTGTTGGGGGGACATCTAGGCACTGACAAGACACGAGATAGAATCCTTCTCCGTTTTTTCTGGCCTGGGGTGTGGCGTGAGGTGGCAGATTTCTGTGAGTCTTGTCCCGAGTGCCAGAAAGTGGCAAGTAAAAAACCGCCTCGAGCTCCCTTGATACCGCTACCTATTATTGAGGTGCCCTTTGATAGGGTAGGGATAGATATAGTTGGCCCTTTGCCAAAAACCAAGTCAGGGTGCGAATATATATTAGTGCTAGTTGATTATGCCAGCCGATACCCTGAGGTGGTCCCCTTAAGGAACATGGCTACCAAAACTATAGCCAGAGAACTAATGAATATTTTTTGTAGAGTGGGTCTCCCAAAGGAAGTGCTTACTGACCAGGGAACCCCCTTTATGTCCCGGGTCTTTAAAGAGTTATGCCGCCTCCTGAAAGTAAAAACAATTCGAACCTCTGTGTACCAcccacagacggatggtttggtaGAGAGGTTCAACCGAACCCTAAAAGGTATGCTTAAAAGGGTAGCACAAGAAGATTTGTGTAACTGGGATACTGCTTTGCCTTTTCTGATGTTTGCTTTCAGGGAAGTTCCCCAAGCATCAACCGGGTTCTCCCCATTTGAATTACTGTTTGGCAGACAGCCCCGAGGGTTACTAGACGTCTTGCGGGAAGCATGGGAGGCAGAACCAGCTAGAGGGGACAGTGTTGCAGAGTATGTAACTCAACTCCGTGACAGGTTGGGAAAAATGTCCCAACTAGTGCAGGAACATTTAAGAAAAGAGCAGTCCCAACAGGAGCGACAGTACAATCAGGGGGCGAGGGCCCGGGAGTTTAAAGAGGGGGACCGGGTATTGGTGCTGGTCCCATCTGACCCCCATAAGTTTGTAGCAAAATGGCAGGGGCCAGTTGAAATAGTGGAGAAGGTAGGACCCGTGAATTATAAAGTTCATCAACCAGGTAAAAGAAAAACCCACCAGATATACCACGTTAACTTACTAAAGCCTTGGAAAGAACGAGAGTGCTTGTTTTTTAGAAATGCTGAGTTAGAGGGGGAGGATGAAACCCAAGGGGAGCCCAAAGTACCACAAAGACATAGCATATGCAAAGGGGAACACTTGAATAACCAGCAACAAAAAGAACTTAATAAATTGTTGTCCGATAACTCTGATGTATTTTCTGAGGAACCTGGGATCACACACCTGGGGCAGCACCAAATCACAACGGAGCCAGGAGTGAAAGTGTGTCAGCGGCATACACGGGTCCCGGCAGCCAAACGGGTGACCATGAAGGAGGAG GATTATGCCGAAGCAAAGGGGGAAGGTATGTGA